In Clarias gariepinus isolate MV-2021 ecotype Netherlands chromosome 9, CGAR_prim_01v2, whole genome shotgun sequence, a single window of DNA contains:
- the dohh gene encoding deoxyhypusine hydroxylase yields MASDQDMAAVGRILVDSQQELAARFRALFTLRNLGGAEAVRWISEAFSDESVLLKHELAYCLGQMQDERAIPVLEKVLRDPKQEPMVRHEAGEALGAIGNPKVMELLKRYSEDPVVEVAETCQLAVRRLEWLMNGGNAEKSEAADTNPYSSVDPAPPAQRKSVPELRTQLLDESLPLFERYRAMFALRNLGSEEAVLALGDGLQCSSALFRHEIGYVLGQMQHGASIPQLRAALENETENPMVRHECAEALGSIGQDACLPILQRYLGDSERVVKESCEVALDMLEYENSGQFQYADGLLRVNAAQ; encoded by the exons ATGGCGAGCGATCAGGATATGGCCGCGGTGGGACGCATCCTTGTGGACAGCCAGCAGGAGCTTGCCGCTCGTTTCCGGGCTCTGTTCACTCTTCGGAACCTGGGCGGAGCCGAGGCGGTCAGGTGGATCAGCGAGGCTTTCTCGGACGAGTCCGTGCTTCTCAAACACGAGCTGGCGTACTGCCTGGGGCAGATGCAGGACGAGCGAGCCATTCCTGTCCTCGAGAAGGTACTGAGAGACCCCAAGCAGGAGCCTATGGTCCGACACGAAGCAG GTGAAGCCTTGGGAGCTATTGGGAATCCAAAAGTGATGGAGTTACTGAAACGGTACTCAGAAGACCCGGTTGTTGAG GTGGCAGAGACGTGTCAGCTGGCTGTCAGGAGGCTGGAGTGGCTGATGAACGGCGGTAATGCTGAGAAATCGGAGGCTGCAGACACGAACCCTTACTCCTCGGTGGACCCCGCTCCTCCAGCGCAGAGGAAGAGCGTTCCCGAGCTCAGAACGCAGCTCCTGGACGAGAGCCTGCCCCTGTTCGAGCGCTACAGAGCCATGTTCGCACTGAGGAACCTTGGCAGCGAGGAGGCCGTGCTCGCTCTGGGAGACG GCCTGCAGTGCAGCAGTGCTTTATTCCGTCACGAGATCGGCTACGTGTTGGGACAGATGCAGCATGGGGCGAGCATCCCTCAGCTGCGCGCCGCTCTGGAGAACGAGACCGAGAACCCCATGGTGCGGCACGAGTGCGCCGAGGCGCTTGGATCCATCGGGCAGGACGCGTGTCTGCCCATCCTGCAGCGCTACCTCGGGGACAGCGAACGCGTGGTGAAGGAGAGCTGCGAGGTCGCGCTGGACATGCTGGAGTACGAGAACAGCGGCCAGTTCCAGTATGCAGACGGACTGCTCCGAGTGAACGCCGCTCAGTGA